A DNA window from Streptococcus sp. LPB0220 contains the following coding sequences:
- a CDS encoding phage holin: MNQITSIITSSAMSILVVLTGIVVQAIKKYLLMRGGKKAIEIVEILAKNAVNATEQVADKLDIHGKDKLEHAKTSLIEGLESQNIHLTNQELNTFIEAAVKKANDEWKK; encoded by the coding sequence ATGAATCAAATCACAAGCATTATCACATCATCGGCTATGAGCATTTTAGTTGTATTGACTGGGATCGTGGTACAAGCGATCAAAAAATACTTGCTCATGCGCGGAGGCAAGAAAGCGATCGAGATCGTTGAGATCTTGGCTAAAAACGCAGTAAACGCTACAGAGCAGGTCGCTGATAAATTGGATATTCACGGCAAGGATAAACTCGAGCACGCTAAAACTAGCTTGATCGAGGGTCTTGAATCTCAAAATATCCACTTGACGAATCAAGAACTCAATACTTTTATTGAAGCAGCGGTCAAAAAAGCTAACGACGAATGGAAGAAATAG
- a CDS encoding PD-(D/E)XK nuclease family transposase, producing MKKRHEYVSPTLDLMAKKIFSLPDVTAKFIREVLDLPVESVEILEGDQIHEQGFLGDLPFETSVDVRARLDSGLEVIIEIQVLKQEYFLNRFHYYLANQLVENVQRKRKKGATHSMYQELEPVYGIAILERSIFPHLDSPVNVYEMRHTVDGTPLYSSRKDGVAHNMLKVAFLELDKYNESRDTELNAHWRQWLEFFGNRPFSHQPDQVIEQAESLLIPSNWTREEKEMIDERIRIRENWEMSMDTFRKEQLEAGFQKGLKQGLEQGLEQGLEQGLEQGLEQGLEQGLECGLEQGLERGLEQGLEQGRQEGMELGVQAGQQSLIQKLSLKGMSIEMIAEMTDLSSESIKKMLATDSSDEE from the coding sequence ATGAAGAAACGACACGAGTATGTATCGCCCACCTTGGATTTAATGGCAAAAAAGATTTTTAGTCTGCCGGATGTGACAGCCAAATTCATCCGCGAAGTATTGGATCTGCCAGTAGAGTCCGTTGAGATCTTAGAAGGAGACCAGATCCATGAGCAGGGGTTTTTAGGAGATCTTCCTTTTGAAACATCCGTTGATGTGAGAGCAAGACTAGATAGTGGGCTTGAAGTGATCATTGAGATTCAAGTTTTGAAGCAAGAGTATTTCTTGAATCGTTTTCACTATTATTTAGCCAATCAACTGGTAGAAAATGTCCAACGCAAGCGAAAGAAAGGGGCGACCCATTCTATGTACCAGGAGCTGGAGCCGGTCTATGGGATCGCTATCCTGGAGCGAAGTATTTTTCCTCATTTAGATTCACCTGTCAATGTCTATGAAATGCGCCATACAGTAGATGGGACACCTCTTTATAGCTCTCGAAAGGATGGAGTAGCGCACAATATGTTAAAGGTTGCCTTTTTAGAGTTGGATAAGTATAATGAAAGTAGAGATACGGAGTTGAATGCTCACTGGAGACAATGGCTTGAATTCTTTGGCAATCGCCCATTCAGTCATCAACCAGATCAAGTGATCGAGCAGGCAGAATCACTCCTGATCCCATCAAATTGGACAAGGGAGGAAAAAGAAATGATTGATGAACGGATTCGTATCAGAGAAAATTGGGAAATGAGCATGGATACCTTTCGGAAAGAACAACTGGAAGCCGGTTTTCAGAAAGGGTTGAAACAAGGTCTCGAACAAGGACTCGAACAAGGTCTCGAACAAGGTCTTGAACAGGGACTCGAACAAGGTCTCGAACAGGGACTCGAGTGTGGTCTTGAACAAGGTCTCGAGCGTGGTCTTGAACAGGGATTGGAACAAGGCAGACAAGAAGGCATGGAGTTGGGAGTTCAAGCTGGTCAGCAGTCTCTGATTCAAAAACTATCTTTGAAGGGGATGAGTATCGAGATGATTGCTGAAATGACGGATTTATCCAGCGAATCCATCAAAAAAATGTTGGCTACGGATTCGTCTGACGAGGAGTAG
- a CDS encoding lytic exoenzyme target recognition domain-containing protein: MSVQQSIVNGFISRRGLITYSMLGSRNGSDGTGDCSGIMSQVLKEAGINIIGLPSTVTLGQQLANNGFYRVSINQDWDAQSADIILMSWGADMSSSGGAGGHVGVMIDDTYFISCDYSTQGAPGQAINTYPWNDYYGWNKPAYIEVWRYANTAPQTNNQASTAVQPKDKAFYQANEVKYIHGIWQIKCDYLAPVGFDWLENGIPVSMVNWVDENGNNLPDGADKDLKAGMYFSFELDEAHIADTGKGGYYGGYYWRLFEFGQFGPVWLSCWDKDDLVNYYE, from the coding sequence ATGAGTGTACAACAATCTATTGTAAACGGATTTATTAGTCGTCGTGGGCTGATTACCTATTCAATGCTCGGAAGCCGTAACGGTTCAGACGGCACTGGGGATTGCTCCGGTATCATGTCGCAAGTTTTGAAAGAAGCCGGAATCAATATCATCGGCTTACCGTCAACGGTAACTCTTGGCCAACAACTCGCAAACAATGGCTTCTACCGCGTAAGTATCAATCAAGACTGGGACGCACAATCGGCCGATATTATTCTAATGAGCTGGGGTGCTGATATGTCAAGTTCAGGCGGTGCTGGTGGACACGTCGGAGTCATGATTGATGATACATACTTCATTTCTTGCGATTACTCAACGCAAGGCGCACCCGGACAAGCTATTAACACTTACCCTTGGAACGACTACTACGGTTGGAATAAACCGGCTTATATCGAGGTTTGGCGTTATGCTAACACAGCACCTCAAACCAATAACCAAGCAAGCACAGCCGTACAACCAAAAGACAAGGCCTTTTATCAAGCAAACGAGGTTAAATATATCCATGGTATCTGGCAAATCAAATGCGACTATCTCGCGCCCGTTGGGTTCGATTGGCTCGAGAACGGTATTCCGGTATCAATGGTAAACTGGGTTGATGAGAATGGAAACAACTTGCCAGACGGAGCTGATAAAGACTTAAAAGCTGGTATGTACTTTAGCTTTGAACTCGACGAAGCCCATATCGCAGATACGGGCAAAGGTGGCTACTATGGTGGCTATTACTGGCGTCTTTTTGAGTTCGGGCAATTCGGACCAGTTTGGCTGTCGTGCTGGGACAAAGACGATCTAGTCAATTATTATGAATGA
- a CDS encoding phage tail domain-containing protein, with protein MDLLIEKDGQSQKLSGLGLYNITVEDSSPAVELSRRTVKGRNGYIFDGLTYTEKKISVTARLSAGSMEDFLNKKDELTRWVLGDDSFYITKLYQNVTNIYDFQTPGQTTGDLNLAQLPHNNWKYRYNVVGDGQIEFDFIGNSEAGIKYNVSFSFVTVELPYGETVPRDLALSANSFPYNGTAPLSQLEVPFVVELTANADNTSFFLEIDGRRFTYQHTETPLRSGQKLLLKGVETAIYQGPTTQDLNVNNRTNYEYFVIRPKPNRSVNWFTNFKGTVKILGFKELYR; from the coding sequence ATGGACTTATTAATTGAAAAAGACGGCCAAAGCCAGAAATTATCTGGCCTTGGCCTTTACAATATCACGGTCGAAGATTCGTCCCCGGCCGTGGAATTATCAAGGCGTACCGTTAAGGGGCGCAATGGTTATATTTTCGACGGTCTAACCTATACAGAAAAGAAAATCTCAGTCACAGCTAGGCTTTCAGCGGGCTCTATGGAGGACTTTTTAAACAAAAAAGACGAATTGACTCGCTGGGTCTTGGGTGACGATAGCTTTTATATTACAAAGTTGTACCAAAACGTCACTAATATTTACGACTTTCAGACTCCGGGCCAAACGACGGGCGATCTAAACCTTGCCCAGTTACCACACAATAACTGGAAATATCGTTATAACGTTGTGGGCGATGGTCAAATCGAGTTTGACTTTATCGGCAATTCGGAAGCTGGAATCAAATACAATGTTTCGTTTTCATTCGTGACAGTGGAGCTTCCGTATGGTGAAACGGTCCCACGGGATCTCGCGCTTTCAGCGAACAGCTTCCCATACAACGGCACGGCCCCGCTCAGTCAGCTAGAAGTCCCGTTCGTCGTGGAGTTGACCGCAAACGCTGATAATACTAGTTTTTTTCTTGAGATCGATGGCCGTCGGTTCACTTACCAGCATACAGAAACGCCTTTAAGATCGGGCCAAAAGCTTCTTCTAAAAGGAGTTGAGACGGCGATCTATCAAGGACCAACGACACAAGATCTAAACGTCAATAACCGGACGAATTACGAGTATTTCGTTATTAGGCCAAAGCCTAACCGTTCGGTCAATTGGTTTACTAATTTCAAGGGGACTGTTAAGATCCTCGGATTTAAAGAGCTTTATCGCTAG
- a CDS encoding phage tail protein, whose protein sequence is MITFYDETGKGYGAQVELKTKNAVNGERSISGTIVSNKQVLSRLDRGWSFTFDGELYKIIYAKPKDEGQNISLSFDAVHQFFYDFEHSNCYKEFNGSNRFEVYIEAIFKDSGYRYVIEAEAKAIRKENFGNASRLKMFKEIIKEAGLEFSVTGKVVRILKKVGTDLSTVVRKNFNMNELTIEKNIGGFITYKKGFGAWKDEKNHDMGRYTSEYESPLARIYGRIEGEPVTDERYKETGKLLERLKKEVDESYSISVQLDMEDLTQAGYKYTRPRAGDYIMAINETIEFREKIRIVSYESSYDVTGRLLSHKVTCNDIGTVQKAITSEGSIMRSVSESKEYAEGALEVATRALVSANGKNTNYYGATKPKDEPRGTLHEGDLLYLTVGEETELYYWSGTEWLPKILKVDTSKIEKIVNDAQVTTNQAIAQANAKAEEALKKAGTLPDTSKLSDQIKQQILSSPDLQNKVTEGVKSVDGDTIYSKIVAKLSNDFADKNTVNGLLRDTSNIYDKVDQQESSIRKQTLEFNKLTESNKIFERILGTSETGAPDKLSRLVMSSEIFQTEVGKYSTAGGPNMLRNSRADDGLNYWTEENGRLSFTAHEFYFNGQKRMFLLSSGAVVKSPRFLVKRNTNYMLNLTAFDANTKYFSIVFRKRKKGSTRDFEDFQLIFQKTESPAFDSTRAIKKSFSFNTGNFDEGYLAFFYDGNFSGWSGLFMTELDLYEGSSDRLWQPSPDDSLGPLEAVRTQMSLLAGSWAVKNLNSNGDVLNSINLLANGTNRIDGRLTHITGQTVIDEAVIDGAAIKSLTANKISGGEADFSTFRAVNFDAGAINTGTLRGINIRGVTLGSIDESFMIDTPKNEIRFDNHTLLTFYNKNDGTVSMIGSGDRASNTKGSGLLIGVDIDSATATRLKNQQNNRDLWTARTGTATSILMGTRANGRGVIEQLTTGEVSLGISEVKTSTAPQTYIKIGDINNRYYTSKISMLADFLNVDLNERLILNTKAIKGTWQGDTVIESYGLFSMDVREGVTMNGHRKGFISTEVVGAKQVTTDSVRTDSIDITKDITFKNRNLATSFNALVDFVVAVARHAGWTNIGNYKI, encoded by the coding sequence TTGATTACTTTTTACGACGAAACAGGCAAAGGATACGGAGCCCAAGTCGAGTTGAAAACAAAAAACGCAGTAAATGGCGAGCGATCTATTTCGGGAACGATTGTATCTAATAAGCAAGTTCTTTCGCGTTTAGATCGTGGGTGGAGCTTTACCTTCGATGGCGAACTTTATAAGATCATTTACGCGAAGCCGAAAGATGAAGGCCAAAATATTTCGCTATCGTTTGACGCGGTCCACCAATTCTTTTACGATTTCGAGCACTCAAATTGTTATAAAGAGTTTAACGGCTCGAATCGCTTCGAAGTTTATATCGAGGCGATCTTTAAAGATAGCGGCTATCGGTATGTGATCGAAGCAGAAGCGAAGGCGATCCGAAAGGAGAATTTCGGGAACGCGAGCCGGTTGAAAATGTTTAAAGAGATCATTAAAGAAGCTGGTCTCGAATTTTCGGTTACTGGGAAGGTCGTTCGAATTTTGAAAAAAGTCGGGACTGATCTTTCGACAGTTGTCCGAAAAAACTTCAACATGAACGAGCTCACGATCGAAAAAAATATCGGTGGTTTTATCACTTATAAGAAGGGCTTCGGTGCGTGGAAGGACGAAAAAAACCACGACATGGGCCGATATACCTCGGAATATGAGAGCCCGCTTGCTCGGATCTATGGCCGGATCGAGGGCGAACCCGTAACAGATGAACGTTACAAAGAAACAGGTAAGCTCTTAGAACGGCTAAAGAAAGAAGTCGACGAATCCTATTCGATCTCAGTCCAGCTTGACATGGAAGATCTCACGCAAGCAGGATATAAGTACACACGGCCCCGCGCTGGTGACTATATCATGGCTATTAACGAGACGATTGAGTTCCGTGAAAAGATCCGTATCGTGTCTTACGAGAGCAGCTACGACGTCACAGGCCGGCTATTGTCCCACAAGGTGACGTGTAACGATATTGGAACCGTCCAGAAAGCGATCACGTCGGAAGGCTCGATCATGCGAAGCGTGTCCGAGTCTAAAGAGTACGCTGAAGGGGCTCTTGAGGTAGCTACACGGGCGCTTGTTTCGGCAAACGGTAAGAATACCAACTATTACGGGGCCACAAAGCCCAAGGACGAGCCACGAGGGACGTTACACGAAGGCGATCTCTTATACTTGACTGTCGGAGAAGAAACGGAACTCTATTATTGGAGTGGGACGGAATGGCTCCCGAAAATTCTCAAAGTTGACACGTCGAAGATTGAAAAAATAGTCAATGACGCCCAAGTCACAACGAATCAAGCAATCGCACAAGCGAACGCCAAGGCAGAAGAAGCCCTCAAGAAAGCCGGCACATTGCCAGACACTAGCAAGCTATCTGACCAGATCAAGCAACAGATTTTAAGTAGCCCAGACTTGCAGAATAAGGTAACCGAGGGTGTCAAGAGCGTTGACGGTGACACGATCTATAGTAAGATCGTTGCAAAACTCTCTAATGATTTCGCCGATAAAAATACGGTAAACGGTCTGCTTAGAGACACCAGCAACATTTACGATAAAGTAGACCAACAAGAATCGTCGATCAGAAAACAAACCCTCGAATTTAACAAGCTAACCGAATCTAACAAAATTTTTGAACGGATCCTTGGTACGTCCGAAACAGGCGCACCAGATAAACTATCACGGCTTGTTATGTCTAGCGAGATATTCCAGACAGAAGTCGGGAAGTATTCGACCGCGGGTGGCCCGAATATGCTTCGAAATTCGAGGGCAGACGATGGGCTGAATTATTGGACAGAAGAAAACGGTCGCTTGAGTTTTACGGCTCACGAGTTTTACTTTAATGGACAAAAGCGAATGTTTCTGCTTTCAAGCGGTGCAGTCGTAAAAAGCCCACGCTTCCTTGTCAAACGAAATACAAATTATATGCTTAATTTGACAGCGTTCGACGCGAATACAAAGTATTTTAGTATTGTATTTAGGAAGCGAAAAAAAGGTTCTACGAGAGATTTCGAGGATTTTCAACTCATTTTTCAAAAAACCGAATCACCAGCTTTTGACAGTACACGAGCTATCAAGAAATCATTCAGTTTTAATACTGGGAATTTTGACGAGGGCTACTTGGCGTTCTTTTATGACGGCAACTTTAGCGGTTGGTCTGGTCTATTTATGACTGAGCTTGATTTATACGAGGGCTCTAGCGATCGCTTATGGCAACCGAGCCCAGACGATAGTCTGGGGCCACTAGAAGCCGTAAGAACACAAATGAGCCTGCTTGCTGGATCATGGGCAGTTAAAAACCTAAACAGCAACGGTGACGTACTCAACTCAATCAACTTGCTTGCAAATGGTACGAACCGAATAGACGGACGGTTGACACATATCACAGGTCAGACCGTGATCGACGAAGCAGTGATCGACGGTGCAGCTATTAAGTCTTTAACCGCTAATAAGATTTCTGGTGGTGAGGCTGATTTTTCAACGTTTAGGGCGGTAAATTTTGACGCTGGGGCGATTAACACAGGGACTCTTCGTGGTATTAATATTCGAGGTGTCACACTTGGAAGTATTGACGAGTCGTTTATGATTGATACCCCAAAAAATGAGATTAGATTCGACAATCACACGCTATTAACGTTTTATAACAAAAACGACGGGACAGTCTCAATGATCGGAAGTGGTGACCGAGCGTCGAATACTAAAGGCTCCGGTCTTTTGATAGGTGTTGATATCGATTCGGCGACAGCGACCAGATTGAAGAACCAACAAAACAACCGTGATTTGTGGACGGCACGCACAGGGACAGCCACATCAATTTTAATGGGGACACGGGCAAACGGCCGAGGAGTGATCGAACAACTCACGACTGGCGAAGTAAGTCTCGGTATCTCCGAAGTCAAAACCTCGACAGCTCCACAGACCTATATCAAGATTGGTGATATCAATAATAGATATTACACTAGTAAAATCTCAATGCTTGCTGATTTCTTGAATGTCGATCTTAACGAACGCTTGATTCTTAATACTAAAGCGATCAAGGGGACGTGGCAAGGCGATACAGTTATCGAGAGTTACGGTTTGTTCAGTATGGACGTTCGAGAGGGCGTAACAATGAATGGCCACCGAAAAGGGTTCATAAGTACCGAAGTTGTCGGAGCGAAACAAGTAACCACTGATTCAGTCCGTACTGATAGCATTGATATAACAAAAGATATTACTTTCAAAAATAGGAATTTGGCAACTTCTTTTAACGCCTTAGTGGATTTCGTCGTCGCCGTCGCAAGACACGCCGGCTGGACCAACATCGGCAATTATAAGATTTAG
- a CDS encoding L-lactate dehydrogenase, producing the protein MTRKIGIIGLGHVGATLAHSMILKHTCDHLVLIDTNEKKVKADALDFCDTVANTGYPVHITVNDYAALKDADVVVSTLGNIELQANNTDDRFAELPFSSKQVVQVARDLKASGFSGVLLVVTNPVDAVTQLYQQYTGLPKEQVIGTGTLLDTARMKRAVADRLQVSPASVSGYNLGEHGNSQFVAWSQVRVKGHAITDLFSQEELDAINYESLRGGHTVFFGKFYTNFGIAAAAQRLAEAVINDSHEEMPVSNYRPEYGTYLGYPAIVGRKGILERLDLHLTEEEKEKLLHSAETIKENTRKGLEHA; encoded by the coding sequence ATGACAAGAAAAATTGGTATTATTGGTTTGGGGCATGTGGGTGCGACCTTGGCCCACAGCATGATTTTGAAACACACCTGTGATCATTTGGTTTTGATTGATACCAATGAGAAAAAGGTCAAGGCAGACGCCTTGGATTTCTGTGATACAGTTGCCAATACCGGGTATCCGGTTCATATCACGGTCAATGACTACGCGGCTTTAAAAGATGCGGATGTCGTAGTGTCGACTCTTGGAAATATCGAGTTGCAGGCTAATAACACTGATGACCGTTTTGCAGAGCTTCCCTTTTCCAGCAAGCAAGTGGTGCAAGTAGCGCGTGATTTGAAAGCTTCTGGCTTTAGTGGTGTTTTGCTAGTGGTGACCAATCCGGTCGATGCGGTCACTCAACTCTATCAACAATATACCGGCCTTCCAAAAGAGCAGGTGATTGGGACAGGGACCTTACTGGACACAGCTCGAATGAAGCGTGCAGTCGCTGATCGTTTGCAGGTTTCTCCTGCTAGTGTATCAGGTTACAACCTCGGTGAGCACGGAAATTCTCAATTTGTCGCTTGGAGTCAGGTCCGTGTCAAAGGACATGCCATTACCGATCTCTTCTCTCAAGAAGAGCTTGACGCCATCAACTACGAGTCCTTGCGAGGCGGCCACACGGTTTTCTTTGGCAAATTCTATACCAATTTTGGGATTGCAGCAGCAGCCCAACGCCTGGCAGAAGCTGTGATCAATGATAGCCACGAGGAAATGCCTGTGTCTAACTATCGTCCAGAATATGGAACCTATCTTGGCTACCCAGCAATTGTAGGTCGAAAAGGAATTCTTGAACGATTGGACTTGCATTTGACAGAAGAAGAAAAAGAAAAATTGCTCCATTCAGCCGAAACTATCAAAGAAAATACACGAAAAGGATTGGAGCATGCATAA